In one Sphingomonas sanguinis genomic region, the following are encoded:
- a CDS encoding M61 family metallopeptidase, with protein MRLLFSIAALMLVSAAPPFAQQPVQYMLAPEVSGGNLTALRVQVRFRADPSGTTDFRWDDGWSGERHLWQWARDLKVQGATGVEQSNDGHWRIRAAPDASLTVTYRIVSAYDHDPTVEDSEQARPVVRPGWFYAAGNALFGFPADREKAPATFDWTGASGIGFVSDLEHLAGRTRAALRPGTVADALESIVIGGHDLRTFPARDGSGVRVATIGSYAFTPEQLDDLARRVITVERDFWRTDRGAPFLVTAAPLVGKPAVMSFGGTGRGDAFALWVDQRAPLDRMKWLLAHEYFHSWNPARLGTMPKDRDTRPAHYWFSEGFTDYYARALMVRAGVISPADFAAQWNEMLAAYAGSPVQTLTGAKAASAFWDNDAAQKLAYQRGALLAAIWNRRLLEASGGRTNLDTVMLAQLAAARTSDGYATDIFRRLAARSRLSVDDDEARHLARGEPILLPADTFGSCATIVTEQRPSFSRGFDAEATAAAGNVVTGIDPGHPAYAAGLRNGMKILERTEGEPDNALVPYGLLVEDQGAKRTIRYLPQGKERVSVQQLQITRPSDRQCGQTLGGMASATLG; from the coding sequence ATGCGCCTCCTCTTTAGTATCGCCGCCCTGATGTTGGTGTCTGCCGCACCACCATTCGCACAGCAGCCCGTCCAATATATGCTGGCGCCGGAGGTATCCGGCGGCAATCTCACGGCCTTGCGGGTCCAGGTCCGCTTCCGCGCTGATCCTTCGGGCACCACTGACTTCCGATGGGATGACGGTTGGAGCGGCGAGCGTCACCTGTGGCAATGGGCGCGAGATCTGAAGGTCCAGGGTGCGACGGGCGTCGAACAGAGCAATGACGGGCATTGGCGCATCCGCGCCGCCCCCGACGCGAGCCTGACTGTGACCTATCGCATCGTGTCGGCATATGACCACGATCCGACCGTCGAGGACAGCGAACAGGCGCGACCAGTTGTCCGGCCGGGCTGGTTCTATGCCGCGGGCAACGCGCTGTTCGGCTTCCCCGCCGACCGCGAGAAAGCGCCCGCGACCTTCGACTGGACAGGCGCATCGGGGATCGGCTTCGTGTCTGATCTCGAACATCTCGCGGGCCGGACCCGCGCGGCGCTTCGCCCCGGCACCGTGGCCGACGCGCTGGAAAGTATCGTCATCGGCGGACATGACCTCAGGACGTTTCCGGCACGGGACGGGTCCGGCGTACGCGTAGCAACGATTGGTAGCTACGCCTTCACGCCGGAGCAGTTGGATGACCTCGCCCGGCGGGTTATCACCGTTGAGCGGGATTTCTGGCGGACGGACCGGGGTGCGCCCTTTCTGGTGACGGCGGCTCCCCTCGTGGGCAAGCCGGCGGTGATGAGCTTCGGTGGCACCGGTCGCGGTGATGCCTTCGCGCTATGGGTCGATCAACGCGCACCGCTGGACCGCATGAAATGGCTGCTCGCCCACGAGTATTTTCATAGCTGGAACCCCGCCCGGCTCGGCACGATGCCCAAAGATCGGGATACGCGACCGGCGCATTATTGGTTCAGCGAGGGCTTCACCGACTATTACGCGCGAGCCCTAATGGTTCGTGCCGGCGTGATTTCCCCGGCCGACTTCGCCGCCCAATGGAACGAGATGCTGGCCGCCTATGCCGGATCGCCGGTGCAGACCTTGACGGGCGCGAAGGCGGCATCTGCCTTCTGGGACAATGACGCTGCGCAGAAGCTTGCCTATCAGCGAGGGGCGCTCCTTGCTGCGATCTGGAACCGGCGACTACTGGAGGCCAGTGGCGGACGGACAAACCTCGATACGGTGATGCTTGCGCAATTAGCGGCGGCCCGTACGTCCGACGGCTACGCGACCGACATCTTTCGCCGTCTGGCCGCGCGCAGTCGACTGAGTGTGGATGACGACGAGGCACGCCATCTGGCTCGCGGGGAGCCGATCCTGTTGCCCGCCGACACCTTCGGGTCATGCGCGACGATCGTCACCGAACAACGCCCCTCCTTCTCACGAGGGTTCGATGCCGAGGCGACCGCCGCTGCCGGCAACGTCGTGACGGGAATTGATCCTGGCCATCCCGCCTATGCGGCGGGCCTGCGTAACGGCATGAAGATTCTTGAACGAACCGAAGGGGAACCGGACAACGCCCTTGTTCCCTATGGACTGCTGGTCGAGGATCAGGGTGCAAAGCGCACCATTCGTTACCTTCCGCAAGGGAAGGAGCGGGTTTCCGTCCAGCAGTTGCAGATCACAAGGCCAAGTGACCGGCAATGCGGGCAGACTTTGGGCGGAATGGCGAGCGCAACGCTCGGCTGA
- the sdhC gene encoding succinate dehydrogenase, cytochrome b556 subunit has translation MYLKRGCDLPERSPYRRPLSPHLTIWRWGPWAIVSIVHRITGVGLALIGVPALIWFLSAVASGPRVYTHFLLFWSGWFGRLLLIGLTWAVFQHMLSGVRHFFMDVGAGYELKTARRSSLMVFTGATILTISYWGWLLLR, from the coding sequence ATGTATCTGAAACGAGGTTGTGATTTGCCTGAGCGCTCTCCCTATCGGCGTCCTCTCTCGCCTCATTTGACTATCTGGCGTTGGGGGCCGTGGGCTATCGTCTCGATTGTCCATCGCATTACGGGTGTTGGGCTGGCGCTTATTGGCGTGCCCGCGCTGATCTGGTTTCTTAGCGCGGTAGCTTCCGGTCCGAGGGTATATACCCACTTCCTTTTATTCTGGTCAGGCTGGTTCGGACGGCTGCTGTTGATCGGACTGACATGGGCGGTGTTCCAACACATGCTGTCGGGCGTGCGCCATTTCTTCATGGATGTGGGTGCCGGTTATGAGCTTAAGACAGCACGTCGGTCGTCACTGATGGTTTTCACCGGGGCAACCATCCTGACGATCAGCTATTGGGGCTGGCTGTTGCTCCGCTAG
- a CDS encoding TetR/AcrR family transcriptional regulator: MAAANALFLKEGFAHTTINAIVREAGFTRGAFYAHFTSKDDVLVCLVTALADEATPRLLKIIAACTTGDQVIAAVSEWVAERSNSQDVALLILEAARIGGPATGDLPALFAARWVEVGEAITAFFPDHDETLRPDEIVAIVVGLTYGPVGSGLTGHDAGRLASVALRAVLGHARKHTV, from the coding sequence TTGGCGGCTGCAAACGCTCTCTTCCTGAAAGAAGGCTTCGCGCACACGACCATCAACGCGATCGTGCGGGAAGCGGGCTTTACGCGCGGGGCATTCTATGCCCATTTCACGTCCAAGGATGACGTGCTGGTTTGCCTCGTTACCGCGCTCGCAGACGAAGCGACGCCCCGCCTATTGAAGATAATTGCGGCGTGCACGACCGGCGATCAGGTGATTGCTGCGGTCTCGGAGTGGGTAGCAGAGCGAAGTAACTCGCAGGATGTAGCGTTGCTGATCCTTGAGGCAGCGCGCATTGGTGGACCTGCGACTGGCGACTTGCCTGCACTCTTCGCTGCTCGATGGGTCGAGGTAGGTGAAGCAATCACAGCGTTTTTTCCGGATCATGATGAAACTTTACGGCCCGACGAAATCGTCGCGATCGTCGTCGGGCTTACCTATGGTCCTGTAGGAAGCGGCCTTACCGGGCATGATGCAGGGCGGCTCGCCTCGGTCGCTTTGAGAGCCGTTTTAGGGCACGCGCGTAAGCATACGGTCTGA
- a CDS encoding alpha/beta fold hydrolase, protein MPFTNDKPRIHFEDRGAGEPALVFLHYWGGSSRTWRHVIDRLDNQFRTVALDQRGWGQSDASEKGYALADMADDAERLIASLGLSRYVLVGHSMGGKVAQLIASRHPAGLVGLVLVASAPPTPLALEGPARDMMATAYDTRESVEATIDHVLTASTLGQTDRQQIITDSLGGAAQAKRAWPAQSSGEDITAATQAINVPVAVVSGEGDRVDTVDTVRAKLLPHLKHHRFTVLSGVGHLLPLEAPTEIAGLIAAFVASVK, encoded by the coding sequence ATGCCCTTCACCAACGATAAGCCTCGCATCCATTTCGAGGATCGCGGCGCAGGCGAGCCTGCCCTCGTGTTCCTGCACTATTGGGGCGGCTCCTCGCGGACCTGGCGCCACGTCATCGATCGGCTCGACAACCAATTCCGCACCGTCGCGCTCGATCAGCGCGGGTGGGGGCAGTCGGACGCGTCCGAGAAGGGGTATGCGCTCGCCGACATGGCGGACGACGCGGAGCGGCTGATCGCTTCCTTGGGCCTGTCCCGCTATGTGCTGGTTGGTCACTCAATGGGCGGCAAGGTCGCGCAGCTCATCGCGTCACGGCACCCGGCCGGCCTCGTTGGCCTAGTGCTGGTCGCGTCCGCTCCGCCCACCCCCTTGGCGCTTGAGGGGCCGGCCCGCGACATGATGGCGACGGCCTACGATACCCGCGAAAGCGTCGAGGCGACGATCGACCATGTGTTGACGGCCAGCACGCTTGGCCAGACGGATCGCCAACAGATCATCACGGATAGTCTGGGCGGCGCGGCGCAGGCAAAACGAGCCTGGCCCGCACAGTCGAGCGGCGAGGACATCACGGCGGCGACGCAAGCCATCAACGTGCCGGTCGCGGTAGTAAGTGGTGAAGGCGACCGGGTGGATACGGTCGACACGGTGCGGGCGAAGCTGCTTCCTCACCTCAAGCACCACCGATTCACGGTCCTATCTGGCGTCGGGCATCTGCTGCCGTTGGAAGCGCCGACCGAAATTGCCGGGCTGATCGCAGCGTTCGTGGCGTCGGTTAAGTAG
- a CDS encoding LysR family transcriptional regulator: MAVFVTAVRLGSLMGAARHHGLSPSMAGKHVARLEQEVGARLLTRTSRTLALTEPGQAFYARCQRILQEYEAARDEAGDAEAAISGPLRLSAPLLYGTTRLRAVFARFMAAHPRVVLDVNLGDTYADLQQGDIDLAVRIGRLADSALIGRKLETCPMLLCGAPVLIGDDPARDTLEAAQAHLRLEFSEAVSVSDWTVQAASGETHRIAGPVRMRSNNMTVLLDAALAGLGIAYGPAFVFAPHIRNGELRPLLAAWHPPELLVQAVYAPGKRPSAKVRVLLDFLAQELRQDDRAKTSKSGLE, from the coding sequence ATGGCTGTGTTCGTCACTGCGGTACGGCTCGGCTCATTGATGGGCGCGGCGCGTCACCACGGCCTGTCGCCATCGATGGCCGGCAAGCACGTCGCACGATTGGAGCAGGAGGTGGGTGCCCGGCTGCTCACCCGCACATCGCGGACGCTCGCGCTCACCGAGCCGGGCCAGGCGTTCTACGCCCGCTGCCAGCGCATCTTGCAGGAATATGAGGCGGCGCGCGACGAGGCTGGCGACGCGGAAGCCGCGATCAGCGGCCCTCTCCGCCTATCCGCCCCCCTGCTTTATGGCACGACCCGACTGCGCGCCGTTTTCGCGCGCTTCATGGCGGCCCATCCCAGGGTGGTTCTCGACGTGAACCTTGGCGACACCTATGCCGACCTACAGCAGGGCGACATCGACCTGGCCGTGCGGATCGGCCGCCTGGCGGACTCCGCACTGATCGGGCGCAAGCTGGAGACCTGCCCGATGCTGTTGTGCGGCGCGCCCGTACTGATCGGCGACGACCCCGCGCGCGACACGCTGGAAGCGGCGCAAGCGCACCTGCGGCTCGAGTTCAGCGAAGCCGTGTCGGTCAGCGACTGGACCGTGCAGGCGGCATCTGGTGAGACACATCGGATCGCTGGCCCCGTTCGGATGCGCTCGAACAACATGACCGTGCTGCTCGATGCGGCGCTCGCTGGCCTTGGCATCGCCTACGGCCCGGCGTTCGTGTTCGCTCCACACATACGGAACGGCGAGCTGCGCCCGTTACTCGCCGCTTGGCACCCACCCGAGCTGTTGGTGCAGGCGGTCTATGCACCAGGCAAGCGACCATCCGCCAAGGTACGGGTGCTGCTCGACTTCCTCGCCCAAGAGCTACGCCAAGACGACCGCGCGAAAACCTCGAAATCTGGGTTGGAATGA
- a CDS encoding HD domain-containing protein, translating into MALARDHSPAFLYNHLMRSFGFGRQAGRAQGAAFDEEMLFVGCLLHDLGLVDRFVAGERFEIDGADAAADFLSRQGYPDAKIAIVWDAIALHTTLGVPQRKAPEIALVQLSAGIDVGAAPRELIGTEAVDAILAEWPRLGFKVAFLEAMARIARQKPATGAVNLMGEVGRHQKGLPIPDFCQIVHNSHFTE; encoded by the coding sequence ATGGCGCTGGCGCGCGATCACTCGCCCGCCTTCCTCTACAATCACCTGATGCGGAGCTTCGGCTTCGGCCGGCAGGCCGGCCGGGCGCAAGGTGCCGCGTTCGACGAAGAGATGCTGTTCGTCGGGTGCCTGCTGCACGACCTTGGCCTGGTCGACCGGTTCGTGGCCGGGGAACGGTTCGAGATAGACGGGGCAGATGCCGCAGCCGATTTCCTCTCCCGGCAAGGCTACCCTGACGCCAAGATCGCCATCGTCTGGGACGCCATCGCGCTTCACACCACGCTCGGCGTGCCGCAGCGCAAGGCCCCGGAGATTGCCTTGGTCCAGCTCAGCGCCGGCATCGACGTGGGTGCCGCTCCCCGCGAGCTGATCGGGACGGAAGCGGTCGATGCGATCCTGGCGGAGTGGCCGCGGCTCGGGTTCAAAGTGGCGTTCTTGGAGGCCATGGCCCGCATCGCCAGGCAGAAGCCCGCAACCGGTGCCGTCAACCTGATGGGCGAGGTCGGTCGGCACCAGAAGGGCCTGCCGATCCCGGACTTCTGCCAGATCGTCCACAACTCTCATTTCACGGAGTAG